In Myxococcus stipitatus, the genomic window TGGGCATCGCCCGGGGGACGCCGCTGGACGAGGCGCGCAAGGCGTTCCGCGCGCTCATCTCCGGCTACCACCCGGACAAGGTGGCGCACCTGGCGCCGGAGTTCCGCGAGCTGGCGGAGCGGCGCACGCGCGAAATCCTGGAGGCGTGGGAGCAGGTGGAGCGCGACCTGAAGGACGCGGGCTGACGGGCTTCAGCCCACCGTGGGAATCGCGGCGTCGGGCGTCGCGAGCGTGACGGGGGCGGCGTCCAGGGCGAAGCGCGCGACGATGGGCATGTGGTCCGACAGCCCGTGGAAGCGGCTCCTCGCGTCGCCGAAGGGGCTCGTCTCCTGGGTGTCCAGCCACCGGATGCCCGCGCTGGAGAAGACGTGGTCCAGGTGCATGCGCATGTGCATGAAGCCGGCGGTGGGGAAGCCCCGCGACACGGTCGGGTCGATTTGACCGACCGCGGCCTGCGCGCACGTCAGCCGCGCGTCACCGGTGAGGTAGCGGAACACGGGCGACGACGGGGGCGAGTTGAAGTCGCCGCAGACGACGAAGGGCTCGTTGGCCGAGTGGGCGTTGACGAAGTCCGCCAGCTTGCGCGCCTCGTGGAGTTGGTTGACGCCACAGCCCATCTTGTCCTTGGTGGACCAGAACTCGCGCGCGAACGGCGTGGGCAGGCTCAGGTGCGTGTTGAAGACGTGGAAGGGGCGCCCGTCCGCGCGGCGCAGCAGGCGCATGTGCGCGCAGATGCGGCTCTGCTTGCGGTCCTTCAACCGCTGCACGTGGTGGTGGGTGATGGCCTGGGGCGAGGCCACGTTGTGCTTGTCCACCTGGAGGGTGCGCGTGTTGACGAGCACCGCGAGGCCGGTGGTGTAGAGCGACACCTCACCCAGCTTGTAGTGGTGCGCGCGGAAGTAGAAGGCCTCGTAGGGCATGTCGCGCGCCTGGGCGGCGAATGTCTCCTCCATGCGGCCCATGAAGGCCATGAGCTGCGTCTCGCCGGGCTGCTTGGGCCGGTCGGCGATGGTGCTGCGCAGCGAGGTCGTCTCCACCTCCTGCAGACAGACGACGTCCGGCAGCGGGTCGAGCCCCGCCAACGCCGCCGCCACGCGGCGCTTGGGGCCCAGGGTGCTCGCCAGGCCGCGCAGCATGTGGCCGAAGTAGCGGACGTTGTACGTGACGATTCGCAACGCAGGGTCGGTCATACGAAGTCCGTGCCCCCGATGGGCACCAGGTAAAGCTACTAACAGCCGGGCCCTCTGGCTTCCCGCCGAAGCACGTTCCCCGACCGAACGGCCGCCCGCTGGCCTGTCTATCTATCGTTGCCGGGCGACGGGTATTCCCGACGCCCTCTTGCAAGGCGCCCGTGCCAGCCATTTCATGGAGGACCGCCGGGCGAGCAGGCCCGTGGTGCCCCTGGGCGCGGCTGGTGTCGGAAGCAGACGTGGAACCCATCTCGCGGAGAGGAGCGGCAATGAGACGAATTGGCTGTGGGCTGGGGGCGGCGGTCTCGGTGGGCGCGCTGCTGTCGGGGTGCGGCGGCTTCGAGAAGAGCGTCTACGACATCGAGCTGAACGCCGAGGAGCTGAGCGCCGTTCCTTTCCATTGTCAGAATGGCTCCGAGGGACGGGGTGACGCCTGGGACCTCGTCGCCCAGCAGCGCTGGACCATCACCGAGGGAGACCTCAGCGACACCCAGATGGAGGTCCCGGGCTTCTACCGGACCCGCTTCCATGGTGACACGGGCGTGTCGGACGACGTCCCCTACCTCATCGGAGGCACGTCGTCCTCGGCGGGGCCCTTCCAGTTCCTGGCCATCGACTCCGGGGCGGACGAAGAGACCTCCTACAGCTATGCGCACCGCTTCGTCATCGAAGGGGACTCGCTGGAGGCGGACCACATCCGGGGCTTCTTCGAAACCCGGACGACCTGGTCCAGCTGGATGAGCGAGGGGTGGTGCGCGTCCCGCGTGAGCTTCACCGGTCGTCGCGTGAACGAGTAGCGTCGCGAGCCCGGGCCGGAGGCGACGCGGGGCTCGTCTCCGCGTTGCGTGGCACACCCGTGGCAGTTCGGCTCGCACCGGCGGCGCGCGACCGTTCGTTGACGGGTGAAGGTGATTCCGACGCGCCCTTGCTGACAGACGGATGTCTGTGTTTCATGAACGAAGCTGGCCGCGAACACGAGCCTCCATGTCGAGCGGGGTCCTCACGTGTTCACGGCGCGGACGGAACGCGGATACGAAGCTCGCTGGGAGGAACGATGTCGCTGAGAGGGATTGTCGGGACGTGGGGGATGGGTGGAGTGCTGGTGGGCCTCCTGGTGGGGTGCGGCGGGTTCGAGAAGAGCACCTATGACATCGAGCTGAACGAGGACGAGCTGAGCAGCGTCCCGTACAGCTGCGAGAGCGGCAGGACGGGGCGGAGCACGTCGGGCTGGTCCTTCGATGTGCGGCAGCGCTGGACGTTCTCCGACGGGATTTACGGAGGCACCTGGCTGGAGGTGCCCGGTTACTACCGGGAGTTCATCCATCGCGACACGACCGCGTCCGCGGATGTGCCGTACGTCCTGGAGGGGACGACCTCCTCGGAGGGGCCGTT contains:
- a CDS encoding endonuclease/exonuclease/phosphatase family protein — its product is MTDPALRIVTYNVRYFGHMLRGLASTLGPKRRVAAALAGLDPLPDVVCLQEVETTSLRSTIADRPKQPGETQLMAFMGRMEETFAAQARDMPYEAFYFRAHHYKLGEVSLYTTGLAVLVNTRTLQVDKHNVASPQAITHHHVQRLKDRKQSRICAHMRLLRRADGRPFHVFNTHLSLPTPFAREFWSTKDKMGCGVNQLHEARKLADFVNAHSANEPFVVCGDFNSPPSSPVFRYLTGDARLTCAQAAVGQIDPTVSRGFPTAGFMHMRMHLDHVFSSAGIRWLDTQETSPFGDARSRFHGLSDHMPIVARFALDAAPVTLATPDAAIPTVG